One Methanococcus aeolicus Nankai-3 DNA segment encodes these proteins:
- a CDS encoding 7-carboxy-7-deazaguanine synthase QueE, producing MISEVFSSIMGEGKFIGRRYIFIRFKGCPLNCIYCDEYTKNDMPCRVEEVSGSGIFKEYINTAENNNLIEIINKIKTPDLFAISFTGGEPLLYADKIKEYSDILNDLGHKTHLESNGMFPDKINYFDYSSIDIKLKEHFDFNNFNSKKYDELYNNELKSIEKLYNLGSDVYGKVVIMENTTPETVEQVAKDLSDIGDDIILCIQPVSPFKDIKSPSQQNLLKIMEVCGNHLGDSVICTSQIHKYLGML from the coding sequence TTGATTAGTGAAGTCTTTTCGTCGATTATGGGCGAAGGAAAATTTATTGGGCGAAGATATATATTTATTCGATTTAAAGGCTGTCCTCTTAACTGTATTTACTGTGATGAATATACAAAAAATGATATGCCGTGCAGAGTTGAAGAAGTATCCGGGAGTGGAATATTTAAAGAATATATAAATACGGCAGAAAACAACAATTTAATTGAAATAATTAATAAAATAAAGACGCCTGATTTATTTGCTATTTCATTTACTGGTGGTGAGCCATTATTATATGCAGATAAAATTAAAGAATACTCCGATATATTAAATGATTTAGGCCATAAAACACATTTAGAAAGCAACGGAATGTTTCCAGATAAAATTAATTATTTTGATTATTCTTCGATAGACATAAAATTAAAGGAGCATTTTGATTTTAATAATTTTAACAGTAAAAAATACGATGAATTATACAACAATGAATTAAAATCAATTGAAAAATTATATAATTTGGGTTCTGATGTATATGGTAAGGTTGTAATTATGGAAAATACAACACCTGAAACAGTTGAACAAGTGGCAAAGGATTTATCAGATATTGGGGACGATATTATTTTATGTATTCAACCAGTTAGCCCATTTAAAGATATAAAATCACCATCTCAGCAAAATCTTTTAAAAATAATGGAGGTTTGTGGTAATCATTTGGGTGATAGCGTAATATGCACATCACAAATCCACAAATATTTAGGAATGTTGTAA
- a CDS encoding TRAM domain-containing protein encodes MFNDSPKNVPVEEGKEYDVTIEDVGRGGDGIARLEGFVIFVPETEKGETLTIRITSVKQKFAFGERL; translated from the coding sequence ATGTTTAATGATAGTCCAAAAAATGTTCCTGTTGAAGAAGGAAAAGAATACGATGTAACAATAGAAGATGTAGGAAGAGGGGGAGACGGAATAGCAAGACTCGAAGGATTTGTTATATTCGTACCTGAAACAGAAAAAGGGGAAACACTTACAATTAGAATCACATCCGTAAAACAAAAATTTGCTTTCGGAGAAAGATTATAA
- a CDS encoding M20 family metallo-hydrolase yields the protein MNLMDETVEISSELIKINSVNPEFGGVGEEKKSKFVLDKLNEYIKKYNIKNYSIKQYNIKDDKDIIRPNIVAKFDFGKEETLHIISHLDIVPEGDLNLWSNPPYKPVIKDGKIYGRGSEDNHKGIVSSLLLMNMIFQNSNFNNKKLFNPKYNLSLIFVSDEECGSKYGIQHILKRKQEIFKKNDLFIVPDFGAPDGNLIEIAEKNILWIKFKIKGKQCHGSTPNNGVNADVLAFNFANNLYNYLYSKYNKKDELFNPAYSTFEPTILSNNIENTNTIPGLVELNFDCRILPDYDINKVLKDIDNFIDNFINKIPEYLIFYDKEELKNITIDYEILNKEQSQKTPKNSKLVLELKNAIKKVLNKEPILCGMGGGTVGAFLRAEGYNTVVWGIGEETAHQPNEHIKLNDLIKMAKIYYEIMEGFK from the coding sequence ATGAACCTAATGGACGAGACGGTGGAAATATCATCGGAATTAATTAAAATAAATTCAGTAAATCCAGAATTTGGCGGAGTAGGGGAAGAAAAAAAGTCAAAATTCGTATTGGATAAACTAAATGAATATATAAAAAAATATAATATTAAAAATTATTCAATAAAACAATATAATATAAAGGACGATAAAGACATAATACGACCAAATATTGTGGCAAAATTTGATTTTGGAAAAGAAGAGACACTCCATATAATTTCTCATTTAGATATTGTGCCAGAGGGAGATTTAAATTTATGGAGTAATCCACCATATAAGCCAGTAATTAAAGATGGGAAAATTTACGGCAGGGGCAGTGAGGACAACCATAAAGGAATAGTTTCTTCATTATTATTAATGAATATGATTTTTCAAAACTCCAATTTCAACAACAAAAAATTATTTAATCCAAAATATAATTTAAGCCTAATATTTGTATCTGATGAAGAATGTGGAAGCAAATACGGAATACAGCACATACTAAAACGAAAACAAGAGATATTTAAAAAAAATGATTTATTTATTGTTCCAGATTTCGGAGCTCCCGATGGAAATCTTATCGAAATTGCAGAAAAAAATATATTATGGATTAAATTTAAAATCAAAGGAAAACAATGTCATGGAAGCACCCCAAATAATGGGGTTAATGCCGATGTATTGGCCTTTAATTTTGCAAATAATCTTTATAATTATTTATATTCAAAATATAATAAAAAAGACGAATTATTTAATCCTGCCTACTCTACATTCGAACCTACAATATTATCAAATAACATTGAGAATACAAATACAATTCCTGGATTGGTGGAATTAAATTTTGATTGCAGAATATTGCCAGATTACGATATCAACAAAGTCTTAAAAGATATAGATAATTTCATAGATAATTTCATAAATAAAATCCCCGAATATTTAATATTTTACGATAAAGAGGAATTAAAAAATATTACCATTGATTATGAGATATTAAATAAAGAACAATCTCAAAAAACTCCAAAAAACTCCAAATTAGTATTGGAACTGAAAAATGCCATTAAAAAAGTATTGAATAAAGAACCCATATTATGCGGAATGGGCGGAGGAACTGTTGGGGCATTTTTAAGGGCGGAAGGATACAATACAGTAGTTTGGGGAATTGGAGAAGAGACGGCACATCAGCCCAATGAACATATAAAACTTAATGATTTAATAAAAATGGCTAAAATATATTATGAAATTATGGAGGGATTTAAATGA
- a CDS encoding XTP/dITP diphosphatase, protein MKIYFATGNQHKIKEANIILQDLKNKNISIEQITMPYPEIQGTLEEVSIFGAKYIYDTIKKPIIVEDSGFFVDSLNGFPSTYSKFVQETIGNKGILKLLEDKNNEKNENNRSAYFKTVIGYCDENGIKLFRGIVKGKVSNEIKSKGYGFAYDSIFIPDGENRTFAEMKTEEKSNISHRKKAFEEFKKFLNDVF, encoded by the coding sequence ATGAAAATTTATTTCGCAACTGGAAATCAGCACAAAATTAAAGAAGCAAATATTATACTACAAGATTTAAAAAATAAAAATATATCTATCGAACAGATAACGATGCCATATCCTGAAATTCAAGGGACATTGGAAGAAGTTTCGATATTTGGAGCAAAATATATTTATGATACCATAAAAAAACCGATAATTGTAGAGGATAGTGGATTTTTTGTAGATTCACTTAATGGTTTTCCTTCAACATATTCAAAATTTGTGCAAGAAACCATTGGAAATAAAGGAATTTTAAAGCTATTGGAAGATAAAAATAACGAAAAAAATGAAAACAATAGAAGTGCATATTTTAAAACAGTTATTGGATATTGTGATGAAAATGGAATTAAATTATTCCGGGGAATTGTAAAAGGAAAGGTATCTAATGAAATAAAAAGTAAAGGTTATGGATTTGCATATGATAGTATTTTTATCCCCGATGGAGAAAATAGAACATTTGCAGAAATGAAAACAGAGGAAAAAAGCAATATTTCCCATAGAAAAAAAGCATTTGAGGAATTTAAAAAATTTTTAAATGATGTATTTTGA
- a CDS encoding histidine phosphatase family protein — MEISNNIKIYLMRHGETDAGNDIFVGVTDANLTEKGISQTKQMAKFFIDKPIKEIYSSQLKRARHTAEIIKEVICSNKENDIPLYQCDLLAEMDFGEWEKMNRKDIKEKYKELYKKWEENPSKNTPPKAGAPQNVAKNMVKFLDKIYNKFKKDAENGNNIEIIAVSHKTAIRILLCYLDNKDLKYYRSYKINEGDIFEINYTNNGWKWKKINILNSINN, encoded by the coding sequence ATGGAAATATCAAATAATATTAAAATTTATTTAATGAGGCATGGGGAGACAGATGCAGGAAATGATATTTTTGTTGGCGTAACCGATGCAAATTTAACTGAAAAAGGAATTAGCCAAACAAAACAAATGGCAAAATTTTTTATTGACAAACCAATTAAAGAAATATATTCAAGTCAATTAAAACGAGCAAGGCACACCGCAGAAATTATTAAAGAGGTAATATGTTCCAACAAAGAAAATGATATTCCACTATATCAATGTGATTTACTAGCTGAAATGGATTTTGGAGAGTGGGAAAAAATGAATAGAAAAGATATTAAAGAAAAATATAAAGAATTATATAAAAAATGGGAAGAAAATCCTTCAAAAAATACTCCGCCAAAAGCAGGAGCTCCCCAAAATGTTGCAAAAAATATGGTAAAATTTTTGGATAAAATATACAATAAATTTAAAAAAGATGCTGAAAATGGAAACAATATAGAAATTATTGCAGTTTCCCATAAAACAGCAATAAGGATATTATTATGTTATTTAGATAATAAAGATTTAAAATATTATCGGAGCTATAAAATTAATGAAGGAGATATATTTGAAATAAATTATACCAATAACGGTTGGAAATGGAAAAAAATTAATATATTAAATAGTATAAATAATTAG
- the tsaA gene encoding tRNA (N6-threonylcarbamoyladenosine(37)-N6)-methyltransferase TrmO gives MKSSFKIYAIGNINQIKDKTILNIFKEYSDGLAGLKEKTKISLLLWFDKSDTPEKRKILKVHPRGDTKKPIRGVFSTRSPFRPNPIAVYETDILKIEENKIYIDKIDAFENTPIIDIKIGMEQ, from the coding sequence ATGAAATCATCATTTAAAATATATGCCATAGGAAACATTAATCAAATTAAAGATAAAACTATATTAAATATATTCAAAGAATATTCTGATGGATTAGCAGGGTTAAAAGAAAAAACTAAAATTTCTTTGCTTTTATGGTTCGATAAAAGTGATACCCCAGAAAAACGAAAAATATTAAAAGTTCATCCGAGAGGAGACACAAAAAAACCAATTCGGGGAGTTTTTTCGACAAGGTCCCCATTTAGACCAAATCCAATAGCTGTATATGAGACAGATATTTTAAAAATAGAGGAAAATAAAATATACATTGATAAAATTGATGCCTTTGAAAATACGCCGATAATAGATATTAAAATAGGTATGGAACAATGA
- a CDS encoding class I SAM-dependent methyltransferase, giving the protein MGEQNNNYLLNSSSFDNYAKEYDSWYDENKEIYKLEVKAIKKYIPKSEKENEKEIGLEIGVGTGRFAGVFGIKYGLEPSKSMADIAKYRGIKIYIGVAEELPFDNNFFDYILMTTTICFLNNPIKALGEIKRVLKPNGRLIIGFIDKDSLFGRFYESKKDNSKFYKNAKFYSLNDVLNMLNKLNYKNIIYEKVKLKNNDDGSFVVVCAEI; this is encoded by the coding sequence ATGGGGGAACAAAACAATAATTATTTATTAAATTCTTCTTCATTCGATAACTATGCCAAAGAATATGATAGCTGGTATGACGAAAATAAAGAGATATATAAATTAGAAGTTAAGGCAATAAAAAAATACATTCCAAAATCGGAAAAAGAAAATGAAAAAGAAATAGGTTTAGAAATCGGAGTGGGAACCGGGAGATTTGCAGGAGTATTTGGTATTAAATATGGGTTAGAGCCTTCAAAATCAATGGCAGATATTGCAAAGTATAGGGGTATAAAAATATATATTGGTGTTGCCGAGGAGCTCCCTTTTGACAATAATTTTTTTGATTATATATTAATGACCACAACGATATGTTTTTTAAATAATCCCATTAAAGCACTTGGGGAAATAAAAAGAGTTTTGAAGCCAAATGGTAGGCTTATTATTGGTTTTATTGATAAAGATAGTTTATTTGGAAGATTTTACGAATCCAAAAAAGACAATAGTAAATTTTATAAAAATGCTAAATTTTATTCATTAAATGATGTTTTAAACATGCTAAATAAACTAAACTATAAAAATATTATTTATGAGAAAGTTAAACTTAAAAATAACGACGATGGAAGCTTTGTTGTGGTGTGCGCGGAAATATAA
- a CDS encoding DUF167 domain-containing protein encodes MINEIIRESKDKNGILIDVEISSNAKKNEIGEINEWRKRLIIKIKALPVDGKANKEIAKFFKKTFGKDIIIVSGLTSSQKTICVIGATKDEIIDKILKNNI; translated from the coding sequence TTGATTAATGAAATTATTAGAGAATCAAAAGATAAAAACGGCATATTAATAGATGTGGAAATATCCTCCAATGCAAAGAAAAATGAAATAGGCGAAATTAATGAGTGGAGGAAAAGGCTAATTATTAAAATAAAAGCTCTTCCCGTTGATGGGAAGGCGAATAAAGAAATTGCAAAATTTTTCAAAAAAACCTTTGGAAAAGATATAATAATAGTTTCAGGTTTGACCTCCTCTCAAAAAACCATTTGTGTTATTGGTGCTACCAAAGACGAAATAATAGATAAAATATTAAAAAATAATATTTAG
- a CDS encoding YcaO-related McrA-glycine thioamidation protein has protein sequence MYDSINYNVETYRVCSPEETWNKIKSLTKNINIEILERIDNLDRIGIPVYSAKRIVKSPENENDTKEKIVKYHYGKGATDIQAKVSAIMEAIERYSMGCLNEPATKNPENPIDLKELVLSKESYKNINQINNNINNIEWTACHDIINDEIIDIPVNAVCHPTEGKLFKSNTNGIASGNTKDEAIFHGTLELIERDSWSIAEIYNKTHTKINTDGAKNPIIHELMDKFKDANINVVLKDLTSDIGIPTVAAVSDEPVLKDPALLCIGVGCHINPEIAVIRALTEVIQSRATQIQNKRDDTIRGDIVRKVQYDRLIKVHRKWYGHKDEINIEELPNNAKLNLKKDLNVIKNKLIDTGFDKLIVADLKKPEVGIDVVRIIIPKIEVYCMDRDRISPWIRERMKNIKN, from the coding sequence ATGTACGACTCAATAAATTATAATGTAGAAACATACAGAGTTTGCTCTCCCGAAGAAACTTGGAACAAGATAAAATCATTAACAAAAAATATAAATATTGAAATTTTAGAAAGAATTGACAATTTAGATAGAATTGGAATTCCAGTTTATTCTGCAAAAAGAATTGTAAAAAGCCCCGAAAATGAAAATGATACAAAAGAAAAAATAGTAAAATATCATTATGGTAAAGGAGCTACGGACATTCAAGCAAAGGTTTCGGCAATAATGGAGGCAATTGAAAGATATTCCATGGGATGCCTTAATGAACCCGCTACCAAAAATCCAGAAAATCCAATAGATTTAAAGGAGTTGGTGCTATCCAAAGAATCATATAAAAATATAAATCAAATAAATAATAATATAAATAATATTGAATGGACAGCCTGCCATGACATAATTAACGATGAAATTATCGATATTCCTGTAAATGCCGTATGCCACCCCACAGAGGGAAAGCTTTTTAAAAGTAATACTAATGGAATAGCATCAGGAAACACAAAAGATGAAGCGATTTTCCACGGCACCCTTGAATTAATAGAAAGAGATTCTTGGAGTATAGCCGAAATATACAATAAAACCCACACAAAAATAAACACAGATGGGGCAAAAAATCCAATAATACACGAATTAATGGATAAATTTAAAGATGCCAATATAAATGTAGTTTTAAAGGATTTAACTAGTGATATTGGTATCCCCACAGTTGCCGCCGTATCTGATGAACCTGTTTTAAAAGACCCTGCTTTATTGTGTATTGGAGTAGGTTGCCACATTAATCCAGAAATAGCAGTAATTAGGGCACTTACAGAAGTAATTCAAAGTAGGGCCACCCAAATACAAAATAAGAGAGACGATACAATTAGAGGAGATATTGTACGAAAGGTCCAATATGATAGACTGATAAAAGTCCATAGAAAATGGTATGGGCATAAAGATGAGATAAATATAGAGGAGCTCCCAAATAATGCAAAATTAAATTTAAAAAAGGACCTAAATGTCATTAAAAATAAATTAATTGATACGGGATTCGATAAATTAATTGTTGCTGATTTGAAAAAACCAGAAGTTGGAATTGATGTTGTTAGAATAATAATTCCTAAAATAGAAGTTTATTGTATGGATAGAGATAGAATTTCACCTTGGATAAGAGAAAGAATGAAAAATATTAAAAATTAA
- a CDS encoding DUF354 domain-containing protein codes for MDAWIDFTNAPHVHYFSQLINKFEKEGIEYIITLRDFKNLENIVNLYNYTSKPILIGKHGGTTEEKLINSTERIIGLTKVIKDNKPKVAIAKHSVELPRVAFGLGIPSIFTVDNEYAEAQNRLTMPLVNDLIVPEGINKTMLRKQGGRDFISFNGTCEVANINSRLNGIIPINKNIVNELNLNPEMPIIIMRSCPNSSYCNGNGDIIPKIIEKLNKKIDCNIVAFSRTDAQKEKYKSLNAVVPHSIDAISLIYHADAMIGAGGTMNRESAVMGIPTVSCYPQNILGVDTYLMKKNLMIHTKSIDKIVKYVIDNIGKKNKMPKLEDPTNLIFEKICEYL; via the coding sequence ATGGATGCATGGATTGACTTTACTAATGCCCCTCATGTTCATTACTTTTCACAATTAATAAATAAATTTGAGAAGGAAGGTATTGAATATATTATTACGCTAAGAGATTTTAAAAATTTAGAAAATATTGTTAATTTATATAATTACACATCAAAACCAATTTTAATAGGGAAACACGGAGGAACTACGGAAGAAAAACTTATAAATTCCACAGAACGAATTATTGGCTTAACAAAAGTAATAAAAGACAACAAACCAAAAGTTGCAATTGCAAAACATTCTGTGGAGCTCCCTCGGGTAGCCTTTGGACTTGGCATTCCATCAATTTTTACAGTAGATAATGAGTATGCCGAAGCCCAAAATAGATTAACTATGCCATTGGTAAATGATTTAATAGTTCCAGAAGGAATAAATAAAACAATGTTAAGGAAACAGGGGGGAAGGGATTTTATTTCTTTTAATGGAACATGTGAAGTTGCAAATATTAACTCCCGATTAAATGGAATAATTCCAATTAATAAAAATATCGTTAATGAATTAAACCTAAATCCTGAAATGCCAATAATTATAATGAGGTCTTGCCCTAATTCTTCATACTGCAATGGAAATGGAGATATTATTCCAAAAATCATTGAAAAATTAAATAAAAAAATAGATTGTAATATTGTAGCATTCTCGCGAACAGATGCCCAGAAAGAAAAATATAAATCACTAAATGCCGTAGTGCCCCATAGTATTGATGCAATATCTCTAATATATCATGCCGATGCTATGATTGGAGCAGGAGGAACTATGAATAGGGAATCCGCAGTTATGGGGATTCCTACGGTTTCATGCTACCCTCAAAATATTTTGGGCGTAGATACATACCTTATGAAAAAAAATCTCATGATACATACGAAATCAATAGATAAAATAGTAAAATATGTAATTGACAATATTGGTAAGAAAAATAAAATGCCAAAATTAGAGGACCCAACTAATTTAATTTTTGAAAAAATTTGTGAGTATTTATAG
- a CDS encoding ornithine cyclodeaminase, with protein sequence MFVREIELKGHIIDNRILPKAFDTILELDGDYTVLEFDIGKRKTDISYAKMQVIGKNQEHLDKILEELQNIGAEIPEIEEVKVKPAEKDGVLPKGFYSTTNHPTHIKYNGEWIEVKKPKMDGIIIVCPETKTAETKVMRDIKKDDLIVVGHHGIRVIPPERPRAKGELFEFMNSDVSAEKPKQAIVENIAKEMYQIREEYRKTGEGGIAIVGGPAIIHTGGGKAIAKLIKMGYIQALLAGNALATHDIESVLYGTSLGVNIKTGKPVLGGHKHHLYAINEITKAGGIKEAVEQGILKEGIMYECVKNNVPFVLAGSIRDDGPLPDVIPNIIEAQNKMREAILDKKMTIMMATLLHSIATGNLMPSYVKTVCIDINSDAVTKLMDRGTSQVIGVVTDIGAFISLLVDELERMENENTK encoded by the coding sequence ATGTTTGTTAGAGAAATTGAATTAAAGGGCCACATTATAGACAATAGAATACTACCAAAAGCATTTGATACGATATTAGAGCTTGATGGGGATTATACCGTATTGGAATTTGATATCGGTAAAAGAAAAACCGATATATCATATGCAAAAATGCAAGTTATAGGTAAAAATCAAGAGCACCTGGATAAAATATTGGAGGAGCTCCAAAACATAGGGGCAGAAATTCCGGAAATCGAAGAGGTAAAAGTAAAACCAGCAGAAAAAGACGGAGTATTGCCAAAAGGATTTTACTCAACAACCAATCATCCCACACATATAAAATATAATGGGGAATGGATAGAAGTTAAAAAACCTAAAATGGACGGCATAATTATAGTTTGCCCTGAAACTAAAACAGCCGAAACTAAGGTAATGAGAGATATTAAAAAAGATGATTTAATTGTTGTTGGACATCATGGCATAAGAGTGATACCTCCAGAAAGACCACGGGCAAAAGGAGAATTATTTGAGTTTATGAATTCTGATGTATCGGCTGAAAAACCAAAACAGGCAATTGTGGAAAATATTGCAAAAGAGATGTATCAAATAAGAGAAGAATACAGAAAAACAGGCGAAGGAGGAATAGCAATTGTCGGAGGTCCTGCCATCATACACACAGGAGGAGGAAAAGCAATTGCAAAGCTTATTAAAATGGGATATATTCAAGCACTACTTGCAGGAAATGCCCTTGCTACCCACGATATAGAAAGTGTTCTTTATGGAACTTCGCTTGGCGTAAATATAAAAACAGGAAAACCAGTTTTAGGAGGGCATAAGCACCACTTATATGCCATTAATGAAATAACCAAAGCAGGAGGTATAAAAGAAGCCGTAGAGCAAGGCATACTTAAAGAAGGAATTATGTATGAATGTGTAAAAAATAATGTTCCATTTGTTCTTGCTGGAAGTATTAGGGACGACGGACCACTTCCAGATGTAATTCCAAATATAATTGAGGCCCAAAATAAAATGAGAGAGGCAATATTGGATAAAAAAATGACCATAATGATGGCTACACTATTACATTCAATAGCCACAGGAAATTTAATGCCCTCTTATGTAAAAACCGTTTGTATTGACATTAATTCCGATGCAGTAACAAAATTAATGGATAGAGGAACTTCCCAAGTAATCGGAGTTGTTACAGATATTGGAGCATTTATATCTTTGCTTGTTGATGAATTGGAAAGAATGGAAAATGAAAATACAAAATAA
- a CDS encoding DUF2100 domain-containing protein, translated as MDELNNSKILLKKAVGTISKIEKSKPITTATPQLINEKSWKDAEPGVINSGELKKMMYSAIEADDYLGKTAPTHKLNKEQAEEFCKILFQTKKHIDKILKEFGFEITEGAPKLNENSLYIVGNKKTLKNLKNIEPNLNIISTEGVLEPEDMKIINPKINDKALIGIEKKCNIVKNQINDLINKVNPSTVVVVVDKNNNADELIYNSAKKHWNAIKIDIETILD; from the coding sequence ATGGACGAATTAAATAATTCAAAAATACTATTAAAAAAGGCAGTTGGTACCATATCTAAAATAGAAAAATCCAAACCTATAACTACTGCCACTCCACAATTAATTAATGAAAAATCCTGGAAAGATGCTGAACCAGGAGTTATAAACAGTGGAGAACTTAAAAAAATGATGTATTCTGCAATTGAAGCAGATGATTATTTGGGTAAAACTGCCCCAACCCATAAATTAAATAAGGAACAGGCCGAAGAATTCTGTAAAATATTATTCCAGACTAAAAAACATATTGATAAAATATTAAAAGAATTTGGTTTTGAAATAACTGAGGGAGCTCCCAAGCTAAACGAAAATTCATTGTATATTGTAGGAAATAAAAAAACACTGAAAAATTTAAAGAATATCGAGCCAAATTTAAATATAATATCCACAGAAGGAGTTTTGGAACCAGAGGATATGAAAATTATAAATCCAAAAATTAATGATAAAGCCCTAATTGGAATTGAAAAAAAATGCAATATTGTTAAAAATCAAATTAATGACCTAATAAATAAAGTAAATCCTTCAACTGTTGTTGTTGTAGTGGATAAAAATAATAATGCCGACGAATTAATATATAATAGTGCAAAAAAACATTGGAATGCTATTAAAATAGATATTGAAACTATTTTGGATTAA
- a CDS encoding PRC-barrel domain-containing protein yields MSIKISEMLGKKIYTTKGLYVGEVYDAMINLEKSSIGGIVVSDVSRGCMGDTISEPTRKIILPYGIVYSIGNIVLIKPPTTRGEAKSPIM; encoded by the coding sequence ATGTCAATTAAAATTAGCGAGATGCTTGGAAAAAAAATATATACTACAAAAGGATTGTATGTTGGAGAAGTTTATGATGCTATGATAAATCTTGAAAAATCTTCAATTGGAGGTATTGTGGTTTCTGATGTGAGTAGAGGATGTATGGGTGATACAATTAGCGAACCTACACGAAAAATAATATTGCCTTATGGAATTGTATATTCAATTGGGAATATTGTATTAATAAAACCACCTACTACGAGAGGAGAGGCTAAAAGCCCAATTATGTAA
- a CDS encoding aspartate dehydrogenase, with protein sequence MLKIGIIGCGTIATMIAKAINYKKINGTIVALYDKHNDKSQDLNKLTNAKICDSIDKLVKEELDIVIECASIKSVEEVATKSLNHKKNVVIMSVGALADKNLFSKLYKIANDNEKKIFVPSGAIAGVDAIKTASIGRIDEVSLITTKPVYGLEDALKNKGIDTTNISEPTVVFEGTVFDAIKEFPQNINVSVVLSIASKIPAKVKIVADPSATSNKHEIIVKGSIGTIKTVVENNPCKDNPKTSALAAYSVIRLLKDLSEPIIVGT encoded by the coding sequence ATGTTAAAAATAGGCATAATAGGGTGCGGAACAATAGCTACGATGATAGCAAAAGCCATTAACTACAAAAAAATCAACGGGACTATTGTAGCACTATATGACAAACATAACGATAAATCACAAGATTTAAATAAATTAACTAATGCCAAAATATGCGATAGTATAGATAAGCTTGTAAAAGAAGAATTAGATATAGTAATAGAATGTGCATCAATTAAATCAGTAGAAGAAGTTGCCACCAAATCATTAAATCATAAAAAAAATGTAGTTATTATGAGTGTTGGAGCTTTGGCAGATAAAAATTTATTTTCAAAATTATATAAAATTGCCAACGATAACGAAAAAAAGATATTTGTTCCGTCAGGAGCTATTGCAGGAGTTGATGCTATTAAAACCGCATCAATAGGACGAATAGATGAAGTGAGCTTAATCACTACAAAGCCAGTTTATGGATTGGAAGATGCCTTAAAAAATAAAGGTATAGATACTACAAATATATCAGAACCTACGGTTGTTTTTGAAGGAACTGTGTTTGATGCCATTAAAGAATTCCCTCAAAACATAAATGTATCCGTAGTGTTATCCATTGCCTCAAAAATTCCTGCAAAGGTTAAAATTGTAGCTGACCCGTCGGCAACATCAAATAAACACGAAATAATTGTAAAAGGTTCAATAGGCACAATTAAAACGGTGGTGGAAAATAATCCCTGTAAAGACAACCCCAAAACTTCGGCGTTAGCTGCCTATTCTGTTATTAGATTGTTAAAAGATTTGTCTGAACCAATAATTGTTGGAACATAA